AAACACATGGCCGCTGGATTGTATAGTGACTTTTGCCATATTGAGTTCCTAAATTTGTTCGCTTATTTGTCCGTCTCTTTGTCGATAGAAATAATGGTTGCATCGGGCTTAGGTTCTTTTATTTCCTCGTATTCGCCCTCAATAATGTCATCATTGGCTGAGCGAGTATTGGTTTTTCGATAATGGCCTTCAAATCCATGATTGTCTGTTCCTGAACCGCCCGATTGATAACTGCCAGCATTGCTATCGATACGAGACTGTTGAATGGGGATGAGTAGGAGAATAACGGCAATAATATCGGTAATCACGCCCGGGATAACCAATAAAATCCCCGCTACTAAATTGCGGGCGCTACCCATAATCGTTTTAAAAGGATTGCCGCCTGTTTGTAAACTTTGCATCATTTTGGCAGACATCATTTGTCTTTCACCTTTAATGAGTTGTAAGCCAAGGTAGGTAATGACGACTAAGTATAATAGTAGCCACCAGCCATATTCGTCAGCCAATTCAAGTAGCAGATAAATCTCTGCTATGGGAAAAGACAGTAAAATGAGTAAGATAAATAAACGCATTCAGATCCTTAATAGATGAAAAGATTGATTACAATAAACAATGTCTAAACATCGTATTTCAAAACAGCCTATTGTAGACAAGAATAAAGGCAAAAAAAATAATAGCATAGTGGTGCTGGTACATGTGCCAGATTTAGATTGTGCTAAACATATTGCAAATGCACTGATTACCGCTAAACTAGCGGCCTGTGTCAATATTGGTGCAGCCTGTCAATCCGTTTATGAATGGCAAGGTACAATAGAAACACAAACTGAGTTTCCACTCGAGATTAAAACACATCAACGTTGCTATCAAGCAGTGGAAGCCCTTATTTTAGAGATGCACCCATACGAACTTCCTGGCATCATCGCACTCAATGTACATGGTGGTTATCATGCTTATTTACAATGGGTGAGTGCGCAACTTTCAATAGGATAACGATGTTAAGACGCTTTTCTGCTTTAGTAGTTTCTTTTAGTATGCTTTTGT
This region of Methylophilaceae bacterium genomic DNA includes:
- a CDS encoding FxsA family protein, which produces MRLFILLILLSFPIAEIYLLLELADEYGWWLLLYLVVITYLGLQLIKGERQMMSAKMMQSLQTGGNPFKTIMGSARNLVAGILLVIPGVITDIIAVILLLIPIQQSRIDSNAGSYQSGGSGTDNHGFEGHYRKTNTRSANDDIIEGEYEEIKEPKPDATIISIDKETDK
- a CDS encoding divalent-cation tolerance protein CutA, which gives rise to MSKHRISKQPIVDKNKGKKNNSIVVLVHVPDLDCAKHIANALITAKLAACVNIGAACQSVYEWQGTIETQTEFPLEIKTHQRCYQAVEALILEMHPYELPGIIALNVHGGYHAYLQWVSAQLSIG